In Vibrio diazotrophicus, the following proteins share a genomic window:
- the elyC gene encoding envelope biogenesis factor ElyC, with protein sequence MLFFRTILFMFELKKIVSSFLMPLPALLIVGFIGLMLIMFTAKRKTGSLIVLFSLTSLFLISFQPISTRLLMPLERQYSAFLPVEGAIDYVMVLGNGHVVDDDIPPTSELSRTALMRLAEGIRIVRMYPGSKLILSGYSGGSEFSHARMLARVALALGVAKSDIVLLETAKDTWEEARQAAAFVQNRKLVLVTSASHMERAIKEFESAGLNPIPAPTNFLAQVNIAQPWEKYTPKARYLEQTERFWHESLGQLWQGLRDYVAGYEETVTQNQ encoded by the coding sequence GTGCTGTTTTTTCGGACTATTTTGTTTATGTTTGAGCTGAAAAAGATTGTTTCATCCTTTTTAATGCCCTTGCCAGCACTGCTGATTGTGGGATTCATCGGCTTAATGCTGATTATGTTTACTGCCAAGCGTAAGACTGGCAGCCTAATCGTTTTATTTTCACTCACCAGTCTTTTCCTTATTTCGTTCCAACCAATATCAACTCGCTTATTGATGCCACTGGAGCGTCAATACTCTGCTTTCCTTCCTGTGGAAGGGGCAATTGACTATGTAATGGTATTAGGTAACGGCCATGTTGTTGACGACGATATACCGCCTACATCGGAACTTTCTCGTACTGCACTAATGCGTTTAGCCGAAGGTATACGCATCGTTCGCATGTACCCGGGGTCTAAACTGATTCTTTCTGGCTATTCCGGCGGCAGTGAGTTCAGTCATGCTCGTATGCTGGCGCGTGTTGCTTTGGCTCTTGGCGTCGCAAAATCCGATATCGTGTTGTTGGAAACAGCTAAAGATACATGGGAAGAAGCAAGACAAGCCGCAGCTTTCGTGCAAAACAGAAAGCTCGTATTGGTTACTTCGGCTAGCCACATGGAAAGAGCAATTAAAGAGTTTGAATCGGCTGGGCTAAACCCCATTCCGGCGCCAACCAACTTTCTGGCGCAAGTAAACATCGCGCAACCTTGGGAAAAGTACACGCCTAAAGCACGTTATTTGGAACAAACAGAACGATTCTGGCACGAGAGTTTAGGTCAACTTTGGCAGGGTCTGCGTGACTATGTCGCTGGTTATGAAGAAACCGTAACACAAAACCAGTAG
- the torD gene encoding molecular chaperone TorD: MKEIKAFNDKRAEIYWWLSGLYTHELTTQELARYDSPEIHSFLAGLGENAHLAEPSQTFISVLDRLLKQQDAQIQIANSFDHLFSKCDENSALPYASLYFDKSKLVDISPAQAIADLMEQNGVHVQKQADESYDHLSIELDFLGHLIIRSNELEKEPHMEKALQFQADYIRNHLLSWVPEFSLHCSSVDKLGFYSSISVLLVAFLQLDLHYLTGD, encoded by the coding sequence ATGAAAGAAATTAAAGCATTCAATGACAAACGTGCTGAAATTTATTGGTGGCTTTCAGGTCTGTATACTCATGAGCTCACTACACAAGAGTTAGCACGTTATGATTCCCCAGAGATTCATAGCTTCTTAGCAGGTCTTGGTGAGAATGCGCATTTAGCAGAACCTAGCCAAACGTTCATTTCTGTCCTCGACCGGCTCCTCAAGCAACAGGATGCTCAAATTCAAATAGCCAACAGCTTTGATCATCTATTTTCAAAATGTGATGAAAATTCTGCACTACCCTATGCTTCACTCTATTTTGATAAATCTAAGCTTGTTGATATATCCCCAGCACAAGCGATTGCGGATCTGATGGAACAAAATGGCGTTCATGTACAGAAACAGGCAGATGAGTCTTATGATCATCTTTCTATCGAGTTGGATTTTCTTGGCCACCTAATTATCCGTTCGAATGAACTGGAAAAAGAGCCGCATATGGAGAAAGCACTTCAGTTTCAAGCAGACTATATCCGTAATCATTTACTGAGCTGGGTGCCAGAATTTTCTCTTCATTGCTCAAGTGTGGACAAATTAGGGTTTTATTCTTCAATCTCCGTATTATTAGTTGCTTTTCTACAACTTGATTTACATTACCTTACTGGCGACTGA
- the purR gene encoding HTH-type transcriptional repressor PurR: MATIKDVARLAGVSTTTVSHVINKTRFVAEATQEKVLEAVKELNYAPSAVARSLKCNTTRTIGMLVTQSTNLFFSEVIDGVESYCYRQGYTLILCNTGGIYEKQRDYIRMLAEKRVDGILVMCSDFTPELSEMLNAHADIPKVIMDWGPEASKADKIIDNSELGGYLATKYLIDRGHKDIACLSGHLNKLACQERIAGFRRAMGEANLEVNDNWILEGNFECDTAVLAADKIIAMDKMPTAVFCFNDTMALGLMSRLQQKGVRVPDDISVIGYDNIELAEYFSPPLTTIHQPKRRVGKNAFEILLERIKDKEHERRIFEMHPEIVERDTVKDLTKE, translated from the coding sequence ATGGCTACGATTAAAGACGTTGCTCGCTTAGCAGGCGTATCAACCACAACCGTATCACACGTTATTAATAAAACTCGCTTTGTAGCAGAAGCAACTCAAGAGAAAGTTCTTGAAGCAGTAAAAGAGCTAAACTACGCACCAAGTGCGGTAGCACGTAGCTTGAAATGCAATACAACACGTACTATCGGTATGTTGGTTACTCAATCCACCAACCTATTCTTCTCTGAAGTTATCGACGGCGTAGAAAGCTACTGTTACCGACAAGGTTATACGCTAATTCTGTGTAACACGGGTGGTATTTACGAGAAGCAAAGAGACTACATTCGAATGCTGGCTGAAAAACGTGTCGATGGTATTCTGGTGATGTGTTCTGACTTCACTCCTGAACTATCAGAAATGCTTAATGCACATGCTGACATTCCAAAAGTTATTATGGACTGGGGTCCAGAAGCGTCTAAAGCCGACAAGATTATCGACAACTCTGAACTAGGTGGCTACTTAGCAACTAAGTACCTTATCGACAGAGGACACAAAGACATCGCTTGCCTCAGCGGCCATTTAAACAAACTGGCTTGCCAGGAACGAATCGCTGGTTTCCGTCGCGCGATGGGCGAAGCCAATCTAGAAGTAAATGATAACTGGATTCTAGAAGGCAACTTTGAGTGCGACACTGCCGTTTTAGCAGCCGATAAGATCATCGCAATGGATAAAATGCCAACCGCAGTGTTCTGTTTTAACGACACCATGGCGCTGGGTCTAATGTCGCGTCTGCAACAGAAAGGTGTTCGTGTACCTGACGATATTTCTGTCATTGGTTACGACAACATTGAATTGGCTGAGTACTTCTCACCACCACTGACAACTATCCACCAACCGAAACGTCGTGTGGGTAAAAACGCTTTCGAAATCCTGCTAGAACGCATTAAAGACAAAGAACACGAACGCCGTATCTTTGAAATGCATCCAGAAATCGTAGAACGCGATACAGTAAAAGATCTCACAAAAGAATAA